One part of the Dermacentor andersoni chromosome 2, qqDerAnde1_hic_scaffold, whole genome shotgun sequence genome encodes these proteins:
- the LOC126540729 gene encoding uncharacterized protein, with translation MSSPNDPHPVASTSKSSTSTGPREYTIRPLLWEELPLTKELRLEIGFVTGTHHLETLWKTDPGSIYGAITDDGELYGVCAVPFVGTDMAYLALLGVVAKWRRQGIGKRLLDEALRHVGSQNMYLHCLPSQVRLFRDKHNFQMYARELKSLGPGKPNVSALVQTVPGIVVEAVGEETLPMVVRYDERVFGCSRQKFVELSLAEVDAHTAVARRGSKTVCGYGFSTGDIYGNRIVRGIFADSEDIAEALLASVLQDAQCVTAIVKMLDAEEVYFERKIGLKRCSDIKTLFRWPFRGGDFTKIYAIG, from the exons ATGTCGAGCCCGAACGACCCACATCCCGTTGCCAGCACCAGCAAGTCCTCGACCAGCACGGGCCCGAGGGAGTACACGATCAGGCCGCTGCTTTGGGAGGAGTTGCCTCTCACGAAAGAGCTCCGTCTCGAGATAGGCTTCGTGACTGGCACTCACCATCTCGAGACCCTCTGGAAGACAGACCCCGGAAGCATTTACGGAGCAATAACCGATGACG GCGAGCTGTACGGCGTGTGCGCCGTGCCGTTCGTGGGCACAGACATGGCGTACCTGGCGCTGCTGGGCGTCGTGGCCAAGTGGAGGCGCCAAGGCATCGGCAAGCGGCTGCTCGACGAGGCCTTGCGGCACGTGGGTTCGCAGAACATGTACCTCCACTGCCTGCCGTCGCAGGTCCGCTTGTTCAG GGACAAGCACAACTTCCAAATGTACGCCCGTGAGCTCAAGTCTCTGGGTCCCGGAAAGCCCAACGTGTCAGCACTGGTGCAGACTGTACCGGGCATCGTGGTGGAGGCTGTCGGCGAGGAGACGCTTCCGATGGTCGTGCGGTACGACGAGCGAGTCTTCGGCTGCTCCCGCCAGAAGTTCGTCGAGCTCTCCCTGGCC GAGGTGGACGCCCACACCGCAGTCGCGCGGCGCGGCTCGAAGACCGTGTGCGGCTACGGATTCTCGACGGGAGACATCTACGGGAACCGCATCGTGCGCGGCATCTTCGCCGACTCGGAGGACATAGCCGAGGCGCTTCTGGCATCCGTGCTGCAAGACGCACAGTGTGTCACCGCCATCGTGAAAATGCTAGACGCGGAGGAGGTCTACTTCGAGAGGAAGATCGGCCTCAAGCGATGCTCCGACATCAAGACCCTCTTCCGCTGGCCCTTCAGGGGCGGAGACTTCACCAAGATATACGCCATCGGCTAA